The DNA window ACTAAGATATTTCCTTTTTTATTTTTCAGAGAGAATGTAAACAATATTACAAAATGTATAAATATAAAAACATCCCTTACTTCTAACCGATCCTCACACTCGTCATACTCAAAGAACCACCTATTAATTCATCATTGAATAAACGAAGTTCTTCCGACTGATGTTTTAATCCTAAACTATAAAGCAAAGGTAAATAATGATCCGGTGTAGGAACTGCATACTGTAGAAAAGCACCCTGTTTTTGGTAGTCAATTATATTTTGAAAGTTGCCGTCAAGAAGCCAATTGTTGGTTTTTTCTCTGGCTTCAATAGCCCAATCCCATCCAGCTCCAACTGTATTAATATTTCTCCAGTCTATTAATCGTAAATTATGAACGATATTTCCACTTCCAATAATTAAAATACCTTTTTCACGAAGCTTATTTAATTTCTGAGCCAGGTCAAAATGATATTGTGGCGGCCGGGTATAATCAATACTCAACTGAATCACCGGAATATCCGCTTCAGGATACATATGTTTAATGACAGACCATGCACCATGATCTAATCCCCAATTATGATCTTCTTCAACCAAAACAGGAGCTAAAAGCTCAGCCGTTTCTTTTGCCAATTCAGGATTTCCGGGAGCAGGATATTCTACATCAAATAAAGCTTTAGGGAAACCTCCAAAATCATGAATTGTTCTTGGCATATCCATCGCAGTTACAAAAGTTCCCGGTGTATACCAATGTGCAGAAATACACAAAATAGCATTGGGTTTGGGGATCTCTGTTGCCGCTTTTCGAAATCCCTGTACAAACTGATTTTCTTCAATAGCATTCATTGGCGAACCATGTCCAAGAAATAGAACCGGCATTCTTTGAGTGCTTTGAAAATTATCACTGATGTTTTGTAGATCGTTGAGGTTCATAAGAATCGTATTAAAAATAAAAAAGGTTCAAGGTTTTTAGAAATCCCCGAACCTTTTAAATATATGAATGAAAATTATGCTTGTTTTACAAACTGTAATTCACCGCCTAATTTTACTTCTTCACTTACCATTACACCTC is part of the Chryseobacterium paludis genome and encodes:
- the ygiD gene encoding 4,5-DOPA-extradiol-dioxygenase — protein: MNLNDLQNISDNFQSTQRMPVLFLGHGSPMNAIEENQFVQGFRKAATEIPKPNAILCISAHWYTPGTFVTAMDMPRTIHDFGGFPKALFDVEYPAPGNPELAKETAELLAPVLVEEDHNWGLDHGAWSVIKHMYPEADIPVIQLSIDYTRPPQYHFDLAQKLNKLREKGILIIGSGNIVHNLRLIDWRNINTVGAGWDWAIEAREKTNNWLLDGNFQNIIDYQKQGAFLQYAVPTPDHYLPLLYSLGLKHQSEELRLFNDELIGGSLSMTSVRIG